The Daucus carota subsp. sativus chromosome 2, DH1 v3.0, whole genome shotgun sequence genome includes a window with the following:
- the LOC108206397 gene encoding uncharacterized protein LOC108206397 encodes MEVVKYGIIGVGMMGREHMLNLYHLRSQGVSVVCVADPHLPSQQHAIKLAQSLDFSLQVFSGHQELLDSGLCDVVVVSSPNMTHFEILMDIISHPKPHHVLVEKPLCTTISDCQKVVEASKKRPDMLVQVGLEYRYMPPVAKLIDIVKGGTLGNVKMVAFREHRFPFLVKVNNWNRFNRNSGGTLVEKCCHFFDLMRLFVGAHPVRVMASGGIDVNHKDEVYDGEVPDIIDNAYVIVEFDNGSRGMLDLCMFAEGSKNEQEISVVGDIGKGEALIPENIVRFGMRTNGREGVQTLKTIDDRIKYDGLHHGSSYLEHLNFLAAIRAKGSEPPAVDLNDGLISVAIGVAAQVSIEEGRFVTIEEVTGKNNLSPSC; translated from the exons ATGGAGGTAGTAAAATATGGAATAATCGGTGTAGGAATGATGGGTAGAGAACACATGTTGAATCTTTATCATCTGAGATCGCAAGGTGTTTCTGTTGTTTGTGTTGCTGATCCTCATCTCCCTTCTCAACAACATGCCATCAAGCTTGCTCAGTCTCTTGACTTCTCTCTTCAG GTGTTTTCAGGGCATCAGGAGCTATTAGATAGCGGACTTTGTGATGTGGTGGTTGTTTCATCTCCGAACATGACTCATTTTGAAATCCTCATGGATATCATTAGCCATCCGAAACCTCATCACGTGCTAGTGGAGAAGCCTCTCTGCACAACCATATCTGACTGTCAGAAG GTTGTAGAGGCTTCTAAAAAGAGACCCGATATGCTGGTACAAGTTGGACTGGAGTACAGATACATGCCACCTGTTGCGAAGCTAATAGACATAGTTAAAGGCGGAACATTAGGAAATGTGAAAATGGTGGCATTCCGGGAGCATCGATTCCCATTTTTGGTAAAG GTCAACAATTGGAACAGGTTCAATCGTAATAGTGGGGGAACACTTGTCGAAAAATGCTGCCACTTTTTTGATCTCATGAGGCTGTTTGTTGGTGCTCATCCTGTTCGTGTAATGGCATCTGGAGGTATCGACGTTAATCACAAAGATGAAGTGTATGATGGAGAG GTGCCTGATATTATTGACAATGCATATGTAATTGTTGAATTTGATAATGGATCGCGTGGCATGCTTGACCTGTGTATGTTTGCTGAAGGCAGTAAAAACGAACAAGAAATATCTGTTGTCGGTGATATTGGAAAG GGCGAGGCCCTTATTCCAGAAAATATTGTGCGGTTTGGTATGCGAACGAATGGAAGAGAGGGAGTTCAGACCCTAAAGACCATAGATGACCGAATAAA GTATGACGGGCTGCACCATGGTTCTAGCTATCTAGAGCACCTTAACTTTTTGGCTGCAATAAGAGCAAAAGGCTCAGAACCTCCAGCCGTAGATTTGAATGATGGTTTGATTTCAGTAGCTATAGGAGTTGCAGCACAAGTCTCTATCGAAGAGGGCCGATTTGTTACAATTGAGGAGGTGACTGGCAAGAATAATCTCTCCCCTTCCTGTTGA